One genomic region from Lineus longissimus chromosome 6, tnLinLong1.2, whole genome shotgun sequence encodes:
- the LOC135489635 gene encoding high mobility group protein 20A-like — MPSSATLDALLVNGTIYTLTSTSDTGHSELVSDKIVLTGPAAADENKYKDSSISCATSNLDAHSIEVDTASGMVCMKVGNTVYQMPLCGVPPAALDIATGQLLSSHDSVLTSQGNNFLELSIADPATDTDTGQTLPPGQNLPDLSKLVPIEEPSSSGQDTNTMNKRKGGWPKGKRRKPEIGDKNAPKAPTTGYVLFAIERRKILEDENPQLFFPEITKMLGSEWSALPAKKKQKYLDEAEADKKRYIEELKAYQQSDAYQNFVKKKKLNGHGNSLDGGTSNSVIDLDEDDGLCCKVCDKYFNSLHNKKEHMFGKLHLQRIKGEYELEQYNSANQKQNDNLIVPSSRSTPVESAEEKHENTVVDLDSFIQEFMEKNMERELEIKALKDSLQAASELNTQYGKQITEIRDLDTKLEQDLATMKAYGTSLNAQIDMLKMVPTLFGVINF; from the exons ATGCCATCCAGTGCCACCTTGGACGCATTGTTGGTGAATGGAACAATATATACCCTAACCTCTACATCCGATACTGGCCATAGTGAGCTCGTTTCTGACAAAATTGTCCTGACAGGCCCAGCCGCAGCGGACGAAAACAAATATAAAGACTCTTCGATTTCTTGCGCAACATCAAACTTGGATGCACATAGCATTGAAGTTGATACAGCCAGTGG GATGGTGTGTATGAAAGTTGGCAATACTGTGTATCAGATGCCCTTGTGTGGGGTTCCTCCTGCAGCCTTGGATATTGCAACTG GTCAGCTGCTTTCATCTCATGACTCGGTCCTCACATCTCAAGGGAACAACTTCCTGGAACTTTCCATAGCTGACCCAGCGACAGATACGGATACAGGACAGACTCTCCCTCCTGGACAAAATCTGCCCGACCTGTCGAAACTTGTGCCAATTGAAGAGCCTTCTTCATCAGGACAAGACACAAACACCATGAAT AAGAGGAAAGGAGGTTGGCCAAAAGGGAAACGAAGAAAACCGGAAATCGGGGATAAGAATGCTCCGAAGGCCCCAACAACAGG GTATGTTTTATTCGCcattgaaagaagaaaaattcTTGAAGATGAAAATCCGCAGTTGTTCTTCCCAGAAATAACGAAGATGCTTGGAAGTGAATGGTCGGCACTGCCGgccaaaaagaaacaaaagtaCTTGGATGAAGCGGAGGCTGACAAGAAGCGTTACATTGAGGAGCTGAAGGCCTATCAACAGTCGGACGCTTACCAGAAttttgtgaaaaagaaaaagctgAACGGACATGGCA ATTCGCTCGATGGGGGCACTTCAAATTCCGTTATAGACTTAGAT GAGGATGATGGCTTGTGCTGTAAAGTCTGTGATAAATACTTTAACTCGCTTCATAATAAGAAAGAACACATGTTTGGAAAACTTCATTTACAAAGGATCAAAG GAGAATACGAACTTGAGCAATATAATAGTGCCAACCAGAAACAGAACGACAATCTCATAGTGCCATCATCTCGGAGTACACCTGTCGAGTCAGCAGAAGAGAAACATGAAAACACTGTGGTAGATTTAGATAGTTTTATACAGGAATTTATGGAGAAAAATATGG AAAGAGAACTAGAAATAAAAGCGCTAAAAGACTCGCTGCAAGCTGCCAGTGAACTGAATACACAATATGGAAAACAAATCACAGAAATAAGG GACCTTGATACGAAACTAGAACAAGATCTCGCCACAATGAAAGCATACGGTACATCCTTGAACGCCCAGATTGACATGCTGAAAATGGTCCCGACGTTATTCGGGGTGATAAACTTTTAG
- the LOC135489984 gene encoding uncharacterized protein LOC135489984, which translates to MGAGNLLLSAAVLFSGTTYAKLADMSSYLKMPILGKSQFYVLQKQYLFPVVNETWITCQTMVLDGLSQESDIVLSGDGRCDSPGHCAKYCTYSVMDTKTGLIVDFTVKNKADPSVKNSNAMEPMGLRECLNNLKKWDINISILATDRHTVIRKIMRVEFPEIAHQFDLWHFCKSILKKITKACGKKKPLAPLLEWMQSISNHFWWSAESCNGSVDILQEKWKSVINHTANIHSWRDKEHFHQCEHPPLSDVDRRQKSWLGVGSQAHDALVKIVQNKNVRKDLKKCTLFRHTGDLEVYHSLMLKYAPKRQHFSYEGIVCRTQLAAIDHNYGSGRQQATTKLDQPRYNVVQPKTFTKTNKWVAKQVKVAKDHSY; encoded by the coding sequence ATGGGGGCTGGGAATCTTTTGCTCTCTGCTGCTGTCCTGTTTTCTGGCACCACCTATGCAAAGTTAGCAGACATGTCAAGCTACCTGAAAATGCCAATCCTTGGCAAGAGCCAGTTTTATGTGCTTCAGAAGCAATATTTGTTCCCTGTTGTGAACGAAACATGGATCACGTGTCAGACCATGGTCTTGGATGGGCTCAGCCAGGAATCGGACATTGTTCTCTCTGGCGATGGGCGGTGCGATAGCCCAGGGCACTGTGCAAAGTATTGCACATACTCAGTGATGGACACGAAAACAGGCCTCATTGTGGATTTCACAGTGAAAAATAAGGCAGATCCCAGTGTTAAGAACTCTAATGCAATGGAGCCGATGGGCCTGAGGGAATGCCTCAACAACTTGAAGAAGTGGGACATTAATATCAGTATCCTTGCAACTGATAGACATACGGTGATTCGAAAAATCATGAGGGTCGAATTTCCTGAAATTGCCCACCAATTTGACCTGTGGCACTTTTGTAAAAGTATCCTGAAGAAGATTACCAAAGCGTGTGGCAAAAAAAAACCATTGGCTCCCCTGCTAGAGTGGATGCAGTCGATCAGTAATCATTTCTGGTGGAGCGCTGAATCCTGCAATGGTAGTGTTGATATCCTCCAGGAAAAGTGGAAATCGGTGATCAATCACACAGCCAACATCCATTCCTGGAGGGACAAGGAGCACTTTCACCAGTGTGAGCATCCTCCTCTCAGTGATGTGGATAGGAGGCAGAAGTCTTGGCTGGGTGTTGGTTCTCAGGCTCATGATGCCCTGGTCAAGATTGTTCAGAACAAAAATGTAAGGAAAGATCTCAAGAAATGCACCCTCTTCCGCCATACAGGTGATCTGGAGGTGTACCATTCCCTCATGCTAAAATATGCCCCGAAGAGACAGCATTTCTCTTATGAGGGCATAGTTTGTCGTACCCAGTTGGCCGCAATTGACCACAACTATGGTTCAGGTCGCCAGCAGGCTACCACAAAGCTGGACCAGCCAAGGTACAATGTGGTGCAGCCCAAGACTTTTACCAAAACAAACAAGTGGGTGGCAAAGCAGGTGAAGGTCGCCAAGGACCATAGCTACTGA
- the LOC135489985 gene encoding piggyBac transposable element-derived protein 4-like — translation MGMCEKPELSDYFEKYWLTSTPGFGTIFSRNRYQLLRSFLHMNNNENGVARGQPGYSPTFKVQPIIDMVQDQYVKLYQAHREISVDEAMLGFKGKLGIKQYMQDKPTKWGIKLWCLCDSHTGFMMRWNVCAGAGDGTVSETVRRLLTPDYLDRGYYLFCDNLYSSTTLFFELKGRRTGTCGTLRSNRVGNPVAIQPAARGRRADAAARYPRVALKKGEDPIFFTKEGMLCVYWQDNGTVRMLSTIHGSRILEKEVRERRAAPDEARVVHKPEAVCEYNRYMGGVDKADQLRSYHSYERKCRKWYQVIWHFSIELALINGSICYNLANPNEKMQSQKFHHFVIDSLTENLKNPDNLERRRNRTSGKHPLARLTGRHFLAENEDKKYRPDCTVCSDRKRARVQTTFYCKQCNVPLCKPPKDCFETYHTQLNYRH, via the coding sequence ATGGGTATGTGTGAAAAACCAGAACTTTCAGATTACTTCGAGAAGTACTGGCTTACATCTACCCCTGGATTTGGAACCATTTTCTCTCGTAATCGGTATCAGCTGCTGAGGAGCTTTTTGCACATGAACAACAATGAAAATGGGGTGGCAAGGGGACAACCAGGATATTCCCCCACGTTCAAAGTGCAGCCAATTATTGATATGGTTCAAGATCAGTATGTCAAACTCTATCAGGCTCACCGTGAGATATCTGTGGATGAGGCTATGCTTGGCTTCAAGGGCAAACTGGGTATAAAACAGTACATGCAGGATAAGCCCACTAAGTGGGGTATTAAACTGTGGTGCCTTTGTGATAGTCACACTGGTTTTATGATGAGATGGAATGTCTGCGCTGGGGCTGGGGATGGAACTGTTTCTGAGACTGTGAGAAGGTTGTTGACCCCAGACTACCTAGACCGTggttattatttgttttgtgATAACTTGTACTCTTCTACAACTTTGTTCTTTGAACTAAAGGGCAGAAGGACAGGTACTTGTGGCACACTTCGGAGTAACAGGGTGGGCAATCCTGTTGCTATCCAACCTGCAGCACGGGGCAGACGCGCTGATGCCGCCGCTCGGTATCCTCGTGTCGCACTGAAGAAAGGAGAGGACCCTATCTTCTTTACCAAGGAGGGTATGCTGTGTGTCTATTGGCAGGACAATGGAACTGTTAGAATGCTATCCACAATACATGGCAGTCGAATTCTTGAGAAAGAAGTCCGCGAGCGTAGGGCGGCTCCTGATGAGGCACGCGTGGTTCATAAGCCAGAGGCTGTGTGCGAATATAACCGATATATGGGTGGTGTCGACAAGGCAGACCAGCTAAGGTCTTACCATTCTTATGAACGCAAATGTAGGAAGTGGTATCAAGTGATTTGGCACTTTTCAATTGAACTTGCACTGATAAATGGATCGATTTGTTATAACTTGGCCAATCCAAACGAAAAAATGCAGTCgcaaaaatttcaccattttgtGATTGACAGTCTGacagaaaatctgaaaaaccCTGACAATTTGGAGAGGAGGCGGAACCGTACCTCTGGTAAACACCCATTGGCTAGGCTGACTGGTCGACACTTCCTCGCTGAAAACGAGGACAAAAAGTACAGGCCTGATTGTACAGTCTGCAGTGATCGGAAACGTGCGCGTGTGCAGACCACTTTCTATTGTAAGCAATGTAATGTACCGTTGTGCAAACCACCCAAGGATTGTTTTGAGACTTATCACACACAGCTGAACTACAGGCATTGA